In Falco cherrug isolate bFalChe1 chromosome 5, bFalChe1.pri, whole genome shotgun sequence, one DNA window encodes the following:
- the XRCC6 gene encoding X-ray repair cross-complementing protein 6: MSEWVSYYRSEGPEEEEQEEEERAEAVGDCRFSGRDSLIFLVDGSEAMFEPDGDGVTPFDMTIQCIRNVYTSKIISSDRDLLSVVFYGTEKNKNSADFKHIYVLQELDNPGAKRVLELDQYRGDEGQTLFHETFGHNADYSLGEALWACSNLFSDVQVRLSHKRIMLFTNEDDPHANDSAKAKLARTRAGDLRDTGIILDLMHLKKPGGFDISLFYRDIINIADDEDLGIQPEESAKLEHLMKKVRAKETRKRTLVRLNLYLNKDLSLSVGVYNLVQKAYKPYPVKLYRETNEPVKTKTRMFNRKTGSLLLPSDTKRAQTYGNRQIVLEKEETEELKRFDSPGLFLIGFKPLSMLKQHHHIKPSQFIYPDESLVSGSTTLFNALLMKCLEREVMVLCRYTVRRNTPPRFVALVPQEEEVDEQKVQLAPPGFHIIFLPYADDKRNVDFTEKVPASREQVDKMKEIIQKLRFKYRTDSFENPVLQQHFRNLEALALDMMEPEQAEDLTMPKAEEMNHRLGNLVEEFKQLVYPPDYNPDGKAAKRKQASDSQTEKRPKVEVSKDELRSHVQKGTLGKLTVPVLKDACRLYGLKGDGKKQELMDTLTEYFNEH, translated from the exons ATGTCGGAGTGGGTGTCCTACTACCGGAGCGAGGggccggaggaggaggagcaggaggaggaggagagggctgAGGCGGTCG GGGACTGCAGGTTCTCAGGCCGGGACAGCCTCATTTTTTTAGTGGATGGCTCCGAGGCCATGTTTGAGCCTGATGGGGACGGCGTGACTCCCTTCGACATGACCATCCAG tgcatccGGAATGTGTATACCAGCAAGATTATTAGTAGTGACAGGGACTTGTTAAGTGTTGTGTTCTATGGtacagaaaagaacaagaactCTGCAGATTTCAAGCACATCTATGTTCTTCAGGAGCTGGACAATCCAG GTGCAAAGCGTGTTCTGGAGCTGGACCAATACAGGGGAGACGAAGGACAAACACTTTTCCATGAGACCTTTGGCCACAATGCCGACTATTCACTGGGTGAAGCACTCTGGGCCTGCTCTAATCTCTTCAGTGATGTCCAAGTCAGACTGAGCCACAAAAGGATCATGCTCTTCACCAATGAAGATGACCCTCATGCCAATGATAGTGCTAAAGCCAAGCTGGCCAGGACCAGAGCTGGTGATCTGAGAGACACAG GTATCATCCTGGACTTGATGCACTTGAAGAAGCCTGGAGGGTTTGATATCTCTTTGTTCTACAGGGATATCATAAACATAGCAGATGATGAGGACCTTGGAATCCAGCCTGAGGAGTCAGCGAAACTAGAACATCTCATGAAGAAAGTACGAGCAAAGGAGACAAGGAAACGAACTTTAGTCAG GTTAAACCTGTATCTGAACAAAGATCTGTCGCTTTCTGTTGGTGTTTACAACCTTGTTCAGAAAGCTTATAAGCCATATCCGGTGAAGCTTTATCGGGAAACTAATGAAccagttaaaacaaaaacaaggatgtttaacagaaaaacaggCAGCTTGCTCCTGCCTAGTGACACAAAAAGGGCTCAG ACATATGGAAACCGCCAGATTGTGctggagaaagaggaaacagaagaattaaaacGGTTTGATTCTCCGGGCTTATTTCTGATTGGCTTCAAACCACTTTCAATGCTAAAACAGCACCACCATATCAAGCCCTCCCAGTTCATCTATCCTGATGAGTCCCTAGTCAGTG GCAGTACAACACTATTTAATGCCTTATTGATGAAATGCTTGGAGAGAGAGGTGATGGTACTGTGCAGATACACTGTCCGCCGAAACACTCCTCCTCGCTTTGTGGCCCTGGTTCCTCAGGAGGAAGAGGTGGATGAGCAGAAAGTGCAGTTAGCCCCTCCAG GTTTCCACATAATTTTCCTACCATATGCAGATGACAAACGGAATGTTGATTTTACAGAAAAGGTGCCAGCCAGTCGAGAGCAAGTggacaaaatgaaagaaataattcaaaagctACGATTCAAATACAG GACTGACAGCTTTGAGAACCCAGTtttgcagcagcacttcagGAATCTGGAGGCTTTGGCACTGGATATGATGGAACCAGAACAAGCCGAAGATCTTACAA tgCCAAAAGCTGAAGAGATGAACCACAGGCTGGGCAACCTGGTAGAGGAGTTCAAGCAGCTGGTTTATCCCCCTGACTACAATCCTGATGGGAAGGCTGCAAAACGAAAACAAG CTTCTGATAGTCAGACTGAGAAGAGGCCCAAGGTAGAAGTCTCAAAAGATGAGCTGCGGAGTCACGTGCAGAAGGGCACTCTAGGCAAGCTCACTGTACCTGTTCTGAAGGATGCATGCAGGCTTTATGGGCTGAAGGGTGATGGGAAGAAGCAGGAGCTCATGGATACATTAACTGAATACTTTAATGAGCACTAA
- the SNU13 gene encoding NHP2-like protein 1 produces the protein MSEAEVNPKAYPLADAQLTKTLLDLVQQSCNYKQLRKGANEATKTLNRGIAEFIVMAADAEPLEIILHLPLLCEDKNVPYVFVRSKQALGRACGVSRPVIACSITIKEGSQLKPQIQSVQQAIERLLV, from the exons ATG AGTGAGGCAGAAGTGAATCCCAAAGCTTACCCACTGGCTGATGCACAGCTCACCAAAACGCTACTGGATCTTGTGCAGCAGTCCTGCAACTATAAGCAACTACGCAAGGGAGCCAATGAAG CCACCAAAACACTGAACCGAGGGATAGCAGAGTTCATTGTGATGGCAGCAGATGCAGAGCCCTTGGAAATCATCCTGCACCTCCCTCTTCTCTGCGAGGACAAGAATGTACCTTACGTGTTTGTACGCTCCAAGCAAGCCCTGGGCCGGGCATGTGGTGTTTCCCGGCCTGTCATCGCCTGCTCCATCACCATCAAGGAGGGATCACAGCTAAAGCCTCAGATCCAGTCTGTCCAGCAAGCTATAGAAAGACTGTTGGTCTAA